The region ACATTATGAAGCTGCACACACTTACGATCATTCTGGCTATTCATTTATTCTCGTTGTTGTGCTTTGCAGAAAAGAATGAAAAAGGACTTATCCCAGAAGTCCGTATGTCTAACGACGAAGGCGAAAACGAAAAGAAAGCTCTGCGTTCTGAGTTGATGATAACTCGCTCAGAAAACAAAGCGATCGAATCCCTTCAGTCAGTCATCAAAAAAAGCAAAGGCTCAACGAATGAGGCGGACCTATGGTATCGCTTGGCTGAGCTTTACATGCGCCGTTCTAAGTCCGGTCGTTTCTTTGACTTGAACCGTGACAACCCGATGATGAAACTTTCTCCATTCCCTATTCCGAATGAGAAGGGTTCTGAATCCGTTAAGCGCGCGATGAAAATCTATTCAAAAATTGAATCAGATTTCCCAAAATTCCGTTACATGGACGAGGTTTTGTTCAATAACGCCTTCGCTCACCAACAAGTGGGTCAAATGAAGGGTTCTCATGAACTTTACCAACGTCTTTTGACTCAATTCCCAAAATCACCACTTGTACCAGACGGTACATTGGCTTTGGGTGAATTGCTTTACGAGCAAGGTAAATTTGCCGCGGCTCTAGAGCAATTCGAGCGCCTTGAAAAATTCCCGAACAGCCGTGTTTATTCATACGGTATGTACAAAGCTGCATGGGCTTGCTACAACATGCGTGACAGCGAATGCGGCATCAGAAAACTTGTCCAGGTTGTAAAAAACAATCCTGCACTTCAAGACGGTGAAGTGCCTACAAACCGCCACAATCTTCGTAAAGAAGCTTTGCGCGATTTGACAATCTTTATTGGCGACTCCTACCCTGCAAGCAAACTTTATTCATTCTTTGAGGACATCACTTCTGGTGAAGAACTTGGTGAAGCGATGATGAACCTTGCGAAACTTTATGATTCGCACAGTCGTCAAAAAGAAATGAATATCTTTCTTGAAGAATACATCGAGAAACAACCATCTGGTCCAAATGTGGTTAAATCCCATTTGCTATTAGTTGAGGCCAACGAAACGCTTAAAAAACGTGACTTAGTATTAAAACATTTAACTTTCGCGTCTGACCTTTGCCGCTCTGATTCCTCTTGGAAAAAGGACCAAAAGAAAGACGACATCACGACTTCATGTGAGGAAGGTTTCCGTCGCACAAGCCTTGATATGGCTAAAAAATGGTGGGAAATCTGGTTGAAGAACAAACAAAATACTGAGTTCTCGAACCTAACTCAACAGTTGTTCAAATTGATGCTTGATAACGAAGATCCTAAGAAACCGGATTTGAAAACTCGTTTTGCCTATGCAGAGCTTTTATTCCAACTAGGTAAATTCGACGAGGCATCTGCTCAATATAAAATTGTCGGCGATAAAACGACTGACGATATTATGAAGCACGATGCAAATTACGCTGCCCTATTCTCTAAAGAGAAATCTATCGAGAAAAAGTCTGAGCCTTTGAAAGAAGCTGAGCGTAAAGAACTGGCTGCAAACTATTTGGCGAAACATCCAAACGGCAAATATGCAACAGCAGTCAAATTCAAGATCGGTCACATTGCGTATGAAGAAAATAATTATCCAGAAGCTGAAAAATGGTTGAAACCTTTGACGACGATCAAAGGTAACGACGAGATCCGCAGAAAATCTGAAGACTTGGTGTTGGATATGCTTAACATCAAGAAAGATTATGTGGGTATTAAAGAGTTTTCGAAACAGATCGCAAGCTCTACAGCGGATGCTTCACGTAAAAATAGCATGAACAAGATCCAGGAAGAGGCGCACTTCACTGAAATTCAGGAATTCGCTAAAACTGGTGACAAAGATCAAGCTGCACAAAAACTGATCGCTTATGCAAAAGAGCATGGCAATTCGAAACTATCTCAAGATGCTTTGTGGCAAGCTATCGGTATTCTTTATACTGAAGGCAAAGTATACGATGCAGCTGAAATGTCTTTGAAATACGTGCAAAAATACCCAGAAGACAAAAAGAATCTGGATGCATTGAAAGACGCTGCAAAAGCTTATGCAGACATTGGTCAAACTGCGAAAGCAGCGGACACCTTGGCTAAAATTGCTGAACTGGATAAAAAAGGCCGTAACCAATACTTGGAAGCTGCTGCTGATATCTATGTGATGGAAAAACGTGTGAAAGATGCTCGCGCTTCTTACATGGGCATTTTGTCTTCCGCTGACAGCAAAACAACAGAGCGCATTTACGGTAAACTTCTTGATTCCTACAAGAACGAAAAGAAATCGCCTGAATACGAAAAGCTGCTGAACCAAATCTCTGCTAAAGGTATCGAACCTTATACCACAGAGGCCATGATTGAGCGTGCTCAAAGCTTGTTGGATGCTGGTAAAATGACAGCAGCATTCGATCTTTCCATGAAAGCGAATGGTCGTTCGGTTCCTGCTGAAACTCGTGCCGCTGCCCGCTTGATCCAAGCATCAGTCCTGGAAAAAGAATTTATTTCTCAAAGCGTGAAAGCACGTGAAGAAAAATTCGCAACGGTTCTTGCGATCAAAACTGAAAAGCTTGATAAAGCGCAAACAGCATTCGTAACAGCTTTAAAGATGTCTAAAGATCCATATCAACAGTTGGAAGCTTTACGTGGTATTGACCGCGTGTATGGCAACTACATTGATTCTTTGACATCAATGCCACTTCCGGCTTCTTTAAGCCCCGACGAGCAGAAACAATTGCGCGGCGAGCTTGCGAAATTGACCGACCCTATTGCTGATAAGAAAAAAGACAACGATGCGAAGTTGAAAGCCTTGGCGGCAACTGTCGGCCAATCGGCGACGACGACTCGTGCTTATTCAAGTATCAGCGTAGATAAAACGATCACGCCCATCGCACAATTCCCTACTCCGGATAAATTGGGTGTGTTCCTTCCAGCATCGTCAGATATGACGATTGGTAAGGTGTCTCGTTATGAGATTCGTCCAAATAAGACATGCAACAAAACTGCTGTAATGACTGGTGATATCGCAAAAGTAAACACTTTCGAAGTTGCTGGAAATTGTTATGGTTCTAGACAGTTCGACATCGTTGAAAAACTGGGTCTAGAGCTCGCTAAAGCGAAAGAAACCAGAGCCCTTGGTTTGTTCTATGCAAGCGTAGGTGCTGAAGGTAAAGGTTATAACGACAAAGCGATGTGGTTAATTGATGCTGCATTGAAGGCTCAACCTGAAGCGTCTCCTTATGTTTATCAA is a window of Bdellovibrio sp. SKB1291214 DNA encoding:
- a CDS encoding tetratricopeptide repeat protein — translated: MKLHTLTIILAIHLFSLLCFAEKNEKGLIPEVRMSNDEGENEKKALRSELMITRSENKAIESLQSVIKKSKGSTNEADLWYRLAELYMRRSKSGRFFDLNRDNPMMKLSPFPIPNEKGSESVKRAMKIYSKIESDFPKFRYMDEVLFNNAFAHQQVGQMKGSHELYQRLLTQFPKSPLVPDGTLALGELLYEQGKFAAALEQFERLEKFPNSRVYSYGMYKAAWACYNMRDSECGIRKLVQVVKNNPALQDGEVPTNRHNLRKEALRDLTIFIGDSYPASKLYSFFEDITSGEELGEAMMNLAKLYDSHSRQKEMNIFLEEYIEKQPSGPNVVKSHLLLVEANETLKKRDLVLKHLTFASDLCRSDSSWKKDQKKDDITTSCEEGFRRTSLDMAKKWWEIWLKNKQNTEFSNLTQQLFKLMLDNEDPKKPDLKTRFAYAELLFQLGKFDEASAQYKIVGDKTTDDIMKHDANYAALFSKEKSIEKKSEPLKEAERKELAANYLAKHPNGKYATAVKFKIGHIAYEENNYPEAEKWLKPLTTIKGNDEIRRKSEDLVLDMLNIKKDYVGIKEFSKQIASSTADASRKNSMNKIQEEAHFTEIQEFAKTGDKDQAAQKLIAYAKEHGNSKLSQDALWQAIGILYTEGKVYDAAEMSLKYVQKYPEDKKNLDALKDAAKAYADIGQTAKAADTLAKIAELDKKGRNQYLEAAADIYVMEKRVKDARASYMGILSSADSKTTERIYGKLLDSYKNEKKSPEYEKLLNQISAKGIEPYTTEAMIERAQSLLDAGKMTAAFDLSMKANGRSVPAETRAAARLIQASVLEKEFISQSVKAREEKFATVLAIKTEKLDKAQTAFVTALKMSKDPYQQLEALRGIDRVYGNYIDSLTSMPLPASLSPDEQKQLRGELAKLTDPIADKKKDNDAKLKALAATVGQSATTTRAYSSISVDKTITPIAQFPTPDKLGVFLPASSDMTIGKVSRYEIRPNKTCNKTAVMTGDIAKVNTFEVAGNCYGSRQFDIVEKLGLELAKAKETRALGLFYASVGAEGKGYNDKAMWLIDAALKAQPEASPYVYQKARLTYKEDGIKSAMQYFEKVLDMQMPSTEMETFAGVKAFSEGDFSRAVEKFSTLQKDQLYTLNVGTLLSESYAQKGQVDKALAMVKDLIAANKKDNVDYLLEQAHILETFKGSPTLALDSYEKAFKASSAQADLREWLSKKIQFIKNQNKVGQHVISGDL